The sequence AGGCCCGTTCCAGGTAGTCGTCAACGACCTGCGGCCACCGTGGGTCGCCGTCCGCCGCGTGCAGCCGCAGCAGCAGCCGCAGGAGCACCGCGTTGAAGGCCACCGGCTGGCGCCACAGCCCGTCGTCGGCGCCGAAGTGCCGCAGGGTCGCGTCGGCCAGCTCGCGGGCCCGGCCGAGGTCACCCGGCGGTCGCGTCCGGGCGGCCAGCTCGACGTGCAGGCCGATGGTCAACCCCTGGTTGTACGACCACACGGTGGGCTCCAGTCGGCCGTCGGCATCGACGTGGTCGGCCACCAACCCGTCCGGTCGGCGCAGCGGCCCCTCCAGGAAGCCCAGTGCCCGCTCGGCCCGCTCGACCGCGCCGGAGGCCAGCGGACCGGCAGCCATCGCCAGCAGCCCGGCCGCCCCGGTCGAGCAGGCGTGCACCGACCGCAGGTCCTCCCGCCACCGGACGCCGCCGCCGGGCGTCCAGCCCTGCTCGACGAAGCCCAGCACCGACCGGGCCAGCTCGACCTGACCCCCCTGGAGGGCGGCCAGCCCGAGCCAGGCGTTGTCGTCGTAGTACCGCGGCCCGCCCCCCGGCGCGGCCGAGTAGCCGTCGCCCGAGCGGTACCGCCGCAGCGTCGCCAGCAGCGGCTGGAACGGGGCCGGCACCCCGATCGCACGCAGCAGGGCGGTCGCGTGCAGCACCTGGCTCAGCGGCCAGGCGTTACTGGGCCGGGATCGGTGCAGTCCGTGCGCCGGCTCCCGCAGCGAGACCCCGGTCCGGTCGGTGCGCAGGCAGGCCCGCTCGAGGGACTCCCAGGCGGCCACGGCGCGTTCACGGTGCACGACCCCCACCGTAGGCAGCGCGGCGGGCCGGGTC comes from Actinomycetes bacterium and encodes:
- a CDS encoding glycoside hydrolase family 76 protein; this translates as TRPAALPTVGVVHRERAVAAWESLERACLRTDRTGVSLREPAHGLHRSRPSNAWPLSQVLHATALLRAIGVPAPFQPLLATLRRYRSGDGYSAAPGGGPRYYDDNAWLGLAALQGGQVELARSVLGFVEQGWTPGGGVRWREDLRSVHACSTGAAGLLAMAAGPLASGAVERAERALGFLEGPLRRPDGLVADHVDADGRLEPTVWSYNQGLTIGLHVELAARTRPPGDLGRARELADATLRHFGADDGLWRQPVAFNAVLLRLLLRLHAADGDPRWPQVVDDYLERAWASARDPETGLFLGGGIGRYDDGVALDQAGLLQLFALRVMPPQQWATVR